The proteins below are encoded in one region of Ostrinia nubilalis chromosome 3, ilOstNubi1.1, whole genome shotgun sequence:
- the LOC135087994 gene encoding inactive peptidyl-prolyl cis-trans isomerase shutdown-like, with protein MKLLLKMEEKPTTVPLEDGIDLRELMTTGSVIHINEVYDEAEPYTDPDQPRAKHIDFIGQPVKDFKELEKTLKSIDEDGHVKKKIIEEGGGIPLHDGNTVSVAFSGYWENECEAFDARSLHKPLVVDLKENGLLPGLQIAIKSMLVGEVSIFLFTHHLMYGEMGIPPRIKAKASSVFYIKLVKSIITPKEAPIDFSEPNMFRRVDREVRLLLSSGWSLYKINNYSAAISVFRKAVNLLHKCRLADENEEKLQEKLLVKSYINLALCYNQTKQPLKACSACNELRRLNKLWNNPKVLFINAKALRMIGQFDCAEKRLKKALQLASDKNKHNVLDELQLLKKSQEMCNRAKVIERAALTKKDISDEFKKEVDNLIKNFKENSDLHKLMMPHGLNISEVEYIKETCIKENVFCRKVKNEFPLENDDQQPSSSSEGKINERYALDKFEDVNETDQNEE; from the exons ATGAAATTACTATTAAAAATGGAGGAAAAACCAACTACGGTTCCATTGGAAGATGGCATAGATTTGAG AGAACTTATGACTACTGGTTCAGTAATTCACATAAATGAAGTATATGATGAGGCTGAGCCATATACAGATCCAGACCAACCAAGAGCTAAGCATATTGACTTCATTGGGCAACCTGTGAAAGATTTCAAAGAATTGGAGAAGACTTTGAAGTCAATTGATGAAGATGGtcatgttaaaaagaaaattatcgAAGAAGGAGGTGGCATACCATTGCACGATGGTAATACAGTCTCAGTTGCCTTTTCGGGGTACTGGGAAAATGAGTGTGAAGCATTTGATGCACGAAGCCTTCATAAACCTTTG GTTGTAGATTTGAAAGAAAATGGTTTATTACCTGGTTTACAAATTGCTATCAAGTCTATGTTAGTTGGTGAAGTGTCCATATTTCTCTTCACGCACCATCTTATGTATGGAGAAATGGGTATTCCTCCACGAATCAAAGCAAAAGCCAGCTCTGTCTTTTATATAAAACTTGTTAAAAGCATTATTACACCTAAGGAGGC ACCTATAGACTTCTCAGAGCCCAACATGTTTCGTCGAGTTGATCGTGAAGTTAGATTATTACTTTCCTCAGGGTGGTCATTGTACAAAATTAACAATTATTCAGCAGCCATAAGCGTATTTAGAAAAGCAGTAAACCTACTTCACAAATGTCGCTTGGCTGACGAAAATGAGGAAAAATTACAAGAAAAGCTACTAGTAAAATCGTACATAAATCTAGCATTGTGCTATAATCAGACTAAACAGCCATTGAAAGCTTGTTCGGCTTGCAATGAGCTGAGAAGGTTGAACAAGCTTTGGAACAATCCTAAAGTTCTTTTTATAAATGCTAAAGCATTAAGAATGATTGGTCAGTTTGATTGTGCTgagaaaagattaaaaaaagCTCTCCAATTGGCCTCCGACAAAAACAAACACAATGTTTTGGATGAATTACAGCTACTCAAGAAGTCACAGGAAATGTGCAATCGAGCAAAAGTAATTGAAAGAGCAGCATTGACTAAAAAAGACATAAGTGATGAATTCAAAAAAGAAGTTGATAATctaataaagaatttcaagGAAAATTCAGATTTACATAAGCTAATGATGCCACATGGTTTAAATATTTCTGAAGTTGAATATATAAAAGAAACTTGCataaaagaaaatgttttttgCAGAAAGGTAAAGAATGAATTTCCGTTAGAAAATGACGATCAACAGCCTTCTTCTTCATCTGAAGGTAAAATTAATGAAAGATATGCATTAGATAAGTTTGAAGATGTAAATGAAACAGATCAAAATGAAGAGTAA
- the LOC135087996 gene encoding prohibitin 1 — MAAQLFNRIGQVGLGVALVGGVVNSALYNVDGGHRAVIFDRFAGVKNLVVGEGTHFFIPWVQKPIIFDIRSRPRNVPTVTGSKDLQNVNITLRILFRPVPDQLPRIYTILGIDYDERVLPSITSEVLKAVVAQFDAGELITQREVVSQKVNESLTERAGQFGLILDDISITHLTFGKEFTQAVELKQVAQQEAEKARFLVEKAEQQKKAAVIAAEGDAQAAVLLAKSFGQAGEGLVELRRIEAAEDIAYQLSKSRNVTYLPQGQNVLLNLPTQN; from the exons ATGGCAGCGCAGTTGTTTAACCGTATTGGCCAGGTTGGTTTGGGTGTGGCGTTAGTTGGTGGAGTAGTGAACTCTGCATTATACAATG TTGATGGAGGTCACAGAGCTGTCATCTTCGATAGATTTGCTGGTGTCAAGAACCTCGTAGTGGGAGAAGGCACCCACTTCTTCATCCCATGGGTGCAAAAGCCCATCATTTTTGACATCCGATCCAGACCCAGAAATGTGCCAACCGTGACTGGTAGCAAAG ATCTTCAGAATGTGAACATCACTCTCCGTATCCTATTCAGACCTGTACCTGATCAGCTGCCCAGAATCTACACCATTCTGGGTATTGACTACGATGAAAGAGTTCTTCCATCAATCACATCTGAAGTTTTAAAAGCAGTAGTAGCACAGTTTGATGCTGGAGAACTTATCACACAGAGAGAG gttgTCTCACAAAAAGTGAATGAAAGTCTGACGGAGAGAGCAGGCCAGTTCGGTTTGATTTTAGATGACATTTCAATCACACATCTGACTTTCGGCAAGGAGTTCACACAGGCTGTAGAGTTGAAACAAGTGGCACAGCAGGAAGCCGAAAAAGCGAGATTCCTTGTAGAGAAAGCCGAACAACAGAAAAAAGCCGCCGTTATCGCTGCTGAGGGTGACGCCCAGGCGGCAGTATTACTTGCCAAGTCTTTCGGTCAGGCTGGTGAAGGTTTAGTCGAGCTGCGTCGTATTGAAGCCGCAGAGGACATAGCCTACCAACTATCGAAGTCTCGCAATGTTACTTACCTACCACAAGGCCAAAATGTTCTCTTAAACCTCCCAACTCAAAACTAA
- the LOC135088349 gene encoding uncharacterized protein LOC135088349, whose product MHVKVPEVKRCCCCLPLRYGIVVFGLINVLLSLLAVACLVVATEVKRSTLTDGSSLEVITATVLYSILGMGVILNILLLVGGCQKDISMLRLYNHYAVLTIVAALVPLIVLLSRKQYADVCAGLTAVVTQMYVSILVRSEVVKLERKLLDPQQVSANSEVIDTPDTDTLL is encoded by the exons ATGCACGTAAAAGTGCCTGAGGTCAAAAGGTGCTGTTGCTGTTTACCACTCCGCTATGGGATTGTGGTATTTGGACTTATTAATGTT CTGCTCTCCCTGCTAGCCGTAGCGTGCCTCGTGGTGGCGACAGAAGTGAAGCGCTCCACGTTGACTGATGGCTCCTCGCTGGAAGTCATTACGGCGACCGTGCTGTACAGCATACTGGGAATGGGCGTCATACTCAACATTCTACTGCTGGTTGGCGGGTGTCAG AAAGATATATCAATGTTGCGTCTCTACAACCATTACGCGGTGCTGACTATCGTGGCCGCGCTTGTGCCTTTGATTGTCTTGCTGTCCCGAAAACAGTATGCGGACGTTTGTGCTGGACTGACGGCTGTAG TTACGCAGATGTACGTCAGCATTCTAGTAAGGAGTGAAGTCGTGAAGCTTGAGAGGAAACTTCTGGACCCCCAGCAAGTGTCTGCCAACTCCGAAGTAATTGATACACCAGATACAGATACGTTATTGTGA